From Haloglomus litoreum, the proteins below share one genomic window:
- a CDS encoding DUF3006 domain-containing protein: MIPDGTYTAVLDRFEDELAVLEVSGEDERYELAVDQHDLPQPARHADAVLEIEVADGALVDADYKPVESEQRIDDAQDRFDRLSKRPPSDDDP; encoded by the coding sequence ATGATTCCCGATGGCACCTACACGGCGGTACTGGATCGCTTCGAAGACGAGCTGGCGGTACTGGAGGTTTCGGGCGAGGACGAGCGGTATGAACTGGCCGTCGACCAGCACGACCTCCCCCAACCAGCACGGCACGCGGATGCGGTGCTCGAGATCGAGGTTGCTGATGGGGCGCTCGTTGATGCGGACTACAAACCCGTAGAATCGGAGCAACGAATCGACGACGCACAGGACCGCTTCGATCGGCTTTCGAAGCGCCCACCGAGTGATGACGACCCCTGA
- a CDS encoding lamin tail domain-containing protein, producing MAGCSAPAAPAGDGGDPSQPTGGDAAADGSLEVHFINVGQSVSTLVIGPTGETMLIDTGHFNDDGEYVLQYLQQQDIDRIDYLVTSHNDADHIGGNAAVINYFETEADGIGAVYDPGIAAGTQTYSEYLDAIEAHDVTLYETREGDRIPFENVSVQVMGPPDPYLEDEARNENSIVLKLTYGGTSFLFTGDAEDDQEAYLVDQYGSQLRATVMKAGHHGSKSSTSGALLDAAQPKAVVISSAYDSQYGHPNEETLQRLAERDIPAYWTATQGHVVLRSDGTEVTVASQQEAPTEPTSIRDGSPVKLGTTTAVERRAVISGGGVMDATGTASAVATDGGTATSSPDAGTGSGELALASVHADAEGSDRDNLNDEYIVLENTGDGPLDLSGWTVSDEAGATYTIPDVTTLAAGATITIHTGSGTDTETDLYWESGSPIWNNGGDTVIVTDDDGSTVLNEAYS from the coding sequence TTGGCCGGTTGTAGCGCACCCGCCGCTCCGGCTGGGGATGGGGGCGACCCCTCACAGCCAACTGGGGGAGACGCTGCTGCCGATGGCTCCCTAGAGGTTCACTTCATCAACGTCGGCCAGTCCGTCTCGACGCTCGTCATCGGCCCGACAGGTGAGACGATGCTCATCGACACCGGGCACTTCAACGACGACGGCGAGTACGTCCTGCAGTACCTGCAACAACAGGATATCGACCGGATCGACTACCTCGTTACGTCGCACAACGACGCCGACCACATCGGCGGGAACGCGGCTGTCATCAACTACTTCGAGACCGAAGCCGACGGCATCGGCGCGGTCTACGACCCCGGTATCGCCGCCGGCACGCAGACCTACAGCGAGTACCTCGACGCGATCGAAGCCCACGACGTCACGTTGTACGAGACGCGCGAGGGCGACCGCATCCCGTTCGAGAACGTGAGCGTGCAGGTGATGGGCCCGCCGGACCCGTATCTCGAAGACGAGGCCCGCAACGAGAACAGCATCGTCCTCAAGCTGACCTACGGGGGGACGAGCTTCCTGTTCACTGGTGACGCCGAGGACGACCAGGAGGCGTATCTCGTCGACCAGTATGGGTCCCAGCTCCGGGCGACCGTAATGAAGGCGGGCCACCACGGAAGCAAGAGCTCGACCAGCGGAGCGCTGCTGGATGCCGCCCAGCCGAAGGCGGTCGTCATCTCGAGTGCGTACGATTCGCAGTACGGCCACCCGAACGAGGAGACACTCCAACGACTGGCCGAGCGCGACATCCCGGCCTACTGGACAGCAACGCAGGGCCACGTCGTCCTGCGGAGCGACGGGACCGAGGTGACAGTCGCAAGCCAGCAGGAGGCCCCGACGGAGCCGACGAGCATCCGTGATGGGTCGCCCGTCAAGCTGGGGACGACGACGGCGGTCGAGCGCCGCGCCGTCATCAGCGGCGGCGGTGTCATGGACGCGACGGGCACGGCCTCAGCCGTCGCCACCGACGGCGGGACCGCCACGTCGAGCCCGGACGCGGGGACAGGCTCAGGCGAGCTCGCCCTCGCGTCGGTTCACGCCGATGCCGAGGGGAGCGACAGAGACAATCTCAACGACGAGTACATCGTCCTCGAGAACACCGGCGACGGGCCGCTCGACCTCTCCGGGTGGACGGTCAGCGACGAAGCCGGCGCCACCTACACCATCCCCGATGTGACTACGCTCGCGGCCGGCGCCACGATCACGATCCACACCGGGAGTGGGACCGATACGGAGACGGACCTCTACTGGGAGTCGGGCAGTCCGATCTGGAACAACGGCGGCGATACGGTCATTGTCACGGACGATGATGGGTCAACGGTACTCAACGAGGCGTACTCATGA